A single genomic interval of Mycolicibacterium holsaticum DSM 44478 = JCM 12374 harbors:
- a CDS encoding MlaD family protein codes for MRNAVRLRDVISFLAFGAIVVFVLAYFAALGLRVAPPDDRTTLSMEVPDINGLVVGSNVLLRGVPVGKVTSTATSLQAATVDFYVTGNQQIPVDTELRLENLSALGESYILLMPRSAGGPMLQSGQRFSTEEIVQPPSVSELATSVTRVLSQMEPGALKRVIGEADAALPDPNTALPNISRASVLLNNTVEEMDGRGRLLLGNFETLLKNAEWVSPILISLTPRLREFSRGYQDFMKHVPILDHRGEPHNVSNLNKLMARIQGLLDDRGGDLKVLGEALQPKLNMIAATLMNFDTGQLLDNILKTVPPDGTITLRVTP; via the coding sequence ATGAGAAACGCCGTGAGGCTGCGCGACGTGATCTCCTTCCTGGCGTTCGGTGCGATCGTCGTGTTCGTTCTCGCCTACTTTGCCGCACTCGGACTGCGTGTCGCTCCGCCCGACGATCGAACCACCTTGTCCATGGAGGTTCCGGACATCAACGGGCTGGTGGTCGGGTCTAATGTGCTGCTGCGCGGTGTGCCCGTCGGCAAGGTGACCAGCACCGCGACGTCGCTTCAGGCCGCGACCGTGGATTTCTACGTCACCGGCAACCAGCAGATCCCAGTCGACACCGAGTTGCGATTGGAGAATCTGTCGGCGTTGGGCGAGTCCTACATCCTGCTGATGCCGCGCAGTGCGGGTGGACCGATGTTGCAGAGCGGTCAGCGGTTCTCCACCGAGGAAATTGTGCAGCCGCCGTCGGTCTCGGAGTTGGCGACGAGCGTGACGCGCGTGCTCAGTCAGATGGAACCCGGCGCCCTCAAACGCGTGATCGGTGAAGCCGACGCCGCCCTGCCGGACCCGAATACAGCCTTACCGAATATCTCGCGCGCGAGTGTTCTGCTCAACAACACCGTCGAGGAGATGGACGGTCGCGGGCGGCTGCTGCTCGGCAATTTCGAGACGCTGCTCAAGAATGCCGAATGGGTCAGTCCGATTCTGATCAGCCTCACACCACGCCTTCGGGAGTTCAGCAGGGGATATCAGGACTTCATGAAGCACGTGCCGATCCTCGATCACCGCGGTGAACCCCACAACGTTTCCAACCTGAACAAACTCATGGCGCGTATACAGGGGCTCCTCGACGATCGGGGCGGTGATCTCAAGGTGCTGGGTGAGGCATTGCAGCCGAAGTTGAACATGATTGCCGCCACATTGATGAATTTCGACACCGGACAGCTCCTGGACAACATACTCAAGACAGTTCCGCCCGACGGGACCATCACGCTGCGTGTCACACCGTGA
- a CDS encoding MlaD family protein, with the protein MRRQFARVAFVTACTVAISSCASVNFNAIPSPGASFADGYDIGMEFESVLNLPEGTKVMLDGVTVGVVSDMTLDPDFVKVTARLGRDVAVPSNIQAVLEQTTVLGDIYVALERPPVGTPSAPKLSPGASIPLAQTTSPPQLEDTIASLANFMSSGSIQRAQNTVVRLNRVTPSSEEVRRLTGQVDESLEALSANIDQVDELLDGASRTAATLNAHIPEFDFLLAPAGQLNMERFITLSNFVATLLPGVGSIGSGGYWLVPFLNSMADTMDAVQHSKVAVEDEIPKWRRLFTDSFLPQDKYPAINITSIVGPDGRELSGNVQDVLRMLGAMP; encoded by the coding sequence ATGAGGCGGCAATTCGCGCGGGTCGCGTTCGTAACCGCTTGCACTGTGGCGATTTCGTCATGTGCATCCGTCAATTTCAACGCAATCCCCAGCCCGGGTGCGTCTTTCGCTGACGGTTACGACATCGGCATGGAGTTCGAGAGCGTCCTGAACCTACCCGAAGGCACCAAAGTAATGCTTGACGGTGTGACCGTCGGCGTTGTCTCCGATATGACATTGGATCCGGACTTCGTGAAGGTCACCGCGCGGTTGGGCCGCGACGTCGCCGTCCCATCGAACATCCAGGCGGTGCTCGAGCAGACGACGGTCCTCGGCGACATCTATGTCGCGCTGGAACGTCCCCCGGTCGGAACTCCATCCGCGCCCAAACTGTCGCCGGGCGCGTCGATCCCCCTCGCCCAGACGACGTCTCCGCCACAGTTGGAGGACACGATCGCCAGCCTCGCGAACTTCATGTCGAGTGGGTCCATCCAACGGGCACAGAACACCGTCGTCAGGCTCAATCGCGTGACTCCGTCGAGTGAAGAGGTACGTCGTCTGACGGGGCAGGTGGACGAAAGCCTCGAGGCGCTCTCAGCGAACATCGATCAGGTGGACGAACTGCTCGACGGGGCGTCGCGAACCGCCGCCACCCTGAACGCGCACATACCGGAGTTCGACTTCTTGCTCGCACCCGCTGGTCAGCTCAACATGGAGCGCTTCATCACCCTCAGCAACTTCGTTGCTACCCTGCTACCCGGTGTCGGCAGCATTGGCTCCGGTGGCTACTGGCTGGTGCCGTTCCTGAACTCGATGGCCGACACCATGGATGCGGTTCAGCACTCGAAGGTGGCGGTCGAAGACGAGATACCCAAGTGGCGCAGGCTTTTCACCGATTCATTCCTCCCGCAGGACAAATATCCGGCGATCAACATCACGTCGATCGTGGGGCCGGACGGCCGGGAGTTGTCGGGCAACGTGCAAGACGTGCTGCGGATGCTGGGAGCGATGCCATGA
- a CDS encoding MlaD family protein codes for MTPTPSDPVRSRRGRRAVAAAIAAVVTLACGSCASVREGQSAQYCAIMPDSIGLYVNNPVSQMGYEIGRVSAITSSPTSVRVDFTVDAQRSLPEDVQAVIRSTSILADRSLELVGNYEAGPKLAVGECIPLGRSMTPKSLSEVIGASTDFVNSISPADSTNVAGVLQGFDEALRGQGPNANMLLTTTASVLDSPDQAIGDLGSITTNLGVLTSSLVDLEPTLKGVFSDADFIAPELVTVSWHTTEAYEGIIPVLTMAADLESQLGPQIQQTLDAVSVQIRKMTPRAPFYASVLNIAPRLLNGVVNQVNSHQPEILRYRPPLYRVRTPDGVLQCNIMNASVPGSCANVQGTPYAVDVALLQYVLTEANR; via the coding sequence ATGACCCCGACGCCTTCTGACCCCGTGCGTTCTCGCCGCGGCCGGCGCGCGGTGGCCGCGGCGATCGCTGCGGTCGTGACGCTGGCCTGCGGTTCGTGTGCGTCCGTGCGCGAAGGACAGTCCGCCCAGTACTGCGCCATCATGCCCGACAGCATCGGCCTGTATGTCAACAACCCGGTCAGCCAGATGGGCTACGAGATCGGCAGGGTATCTGCGATCACCTCGTCGCCAACCTCGGTCCGCGTCGACTTCACGGTCGATGCACAGCGGTCCCTACCGGAAGACGTTCAAGCGGTCATCAGATCGACCTCAATCCTGGCTGACAGGTCATTGGAACTCGTCGGCAACTATGAGGCAGGACCGAAATTGGCTGTCGGCGAGTGTATTCCGCTCGGCCGCTCGATGACGCCAAAAAGCCTCTCGGAGGTGATTGGCGCATCGACCGACTTTGTCAACTCGATCAGCCCGGCGGATTCGACGAACGTCGCCGGTGTCCTGCAGGGCTTCGACGAGGCGCTGCGCGGCCAAGGACCCAACGCCAACATGCTGCTGACCACCACGGCATCGGTGCTGGATTCGCCCGACCAGGCAATCGGTGATCTGGGTTCCATCACCACGAATCTCGGTGTATTGACGTCCAGCCTGGTCGATCTGGAACCGACATTGAAGGGTGTGTTCTCCGATGCCGATTTCATCGCACCGGAACTCGTGACCGTCAGCTGGCACACCACGGAGGCGTACGAGGGCATCATTCCCGTCCTCACGATGGCCGCAGACCTCGAGTCCCAGCTCGGCCCGCAGATCCAGCAGACACTCGACGCGGTGTCGGTCCAGATCAGGAAGATGACGCCACGCGCCCCCTTCTACGCGAGCGTTCTGAATATCGCGCCCCGCCTGCTCAACGGCGTGGTGAACCAGGTCAACAGCCACCAGCCCGAGATCCTTCGGTATCGCCCGCCGCTGTACCGTGTCCGCACTCCGGACGGTGTGCTGCAGTGCAACATCATGAATGCGTCGGTGCCGGGCAGTTGCGCCAACGTGCAGGGCACCCCGTATGCGGTGGATGTCGCATTGCTTCAGTACGTTCTGACGGAGGCGAACCGATGA
- a CDS encoding MlaD family protein: MQSLKTPGLLRNPIAWGALAIAFALVVALVLAYIYFHPPGQSKLVAFYTDDAASIRVGDDVRMAGITVGRVEKLSLEPTQVRVTARVNDDAFVGDQSQVDVRMLTVVGGYYVNVVSIGDSPLGDAAIPLARVTMPYNLIRTLTDSTKITENVNTKPLNESLNQLQQGLTGTNVEVVSTVVDAGNAIMSAVDRQRGQVSNILNMSDEYIRALADYRDKFEQLVRKVSILTQTLVLYNGGMTATIGGLGTALMQLKTVGDFYEGHRVQFVEKVQQYLHKGRLFVERNDLTIRALKRVQNLLDRILDAQNASPALLATDICMPVPGSPC; encoded by the coding sequence ATGCAATCGCTGAAAACGCCAGGGCTGCTCCGGAACCCGATCGCCTGGGGTGCGCTGGCAATCGCCTTCGCGCTCGTGGTGGCGCTCGTGCTGGCGTACATCTACTTCCACCCGCCGGGTCAGAGCAAGCTTGTCGCCTTCTATACCGACGACGCAGCGTCGATCCGTGTCGGTGACGACGTACGGATGGCGGGTATCACCGTGGGCAGGGTCGAGAAACTCTCGCTTGAGCCGACGCAGGTCCGGGTCACCGCGCGGGTCAACGACGACGCATTCGTCGGTGACCAGTCGCAGGTCGATGTCCGGATGCTCACCGTTGTCGGTGGCTACTACGTGAACGTGGTATCGATCGGTGACAGCCCACTGGGCGATGCCGCCATCCCCCTCGCTCGAGTAACCATGCCGTACAACCTCATTCGTACTCTGACCGACTCCACCAAGATCACTGAAAACGTGAACACCAAACCGTTGAATGAGTCGCTCAACCAACTCCAGCAGGGCCTCACCGGCACGAACGTCGAGGTGGTGTCCACCGTCGTCGATGCGGGCAACGCGATCATGTCGGCGGTGGACCGGCAGCGAGGACAGGTGAGCAACATCCTCAACATGTCCGATGAGTACATTCGAGCGCTCGCCGATTACCGCGACAAGTTTGAACAGCTGGTTAGGAAGGTATCGATCCTGACCCAGACGCTGGTTCTCTACAACGGGGGAATGACGGCCACGATCGGCGGATTGGGGACGGCGCTCATGCAACTCAAGACCGTCGGCGATTTCTATGAAGGCCATCGAGTGCAGTTCGTCGAGAAAGTCCAGCAGTATCTGCACAAGGGACGGTTGTTCGTGGAGAGGAACGACCTGACCATCCGGGCACTCAAGCGCGTGCAGAACTTGCTCGACCGGATTCTGGACGCGCAGAATGCAAGCCCCGCACTGTTGGCCACGGACATCTGCATGCCGGTTCCGGGGAGTCCGTGCTGA
- a CDS encoding MlaD family protein: MSLRASSWRIFLAIAVAVGLFVLLSNTLTNPVAMETRTYAAEFTDVSGLHPDGDVRVRGVRVGKVEAVDLVHRDGQNVANVTFTLDKQYGIVAMSRLAIKFQALTGVRYIDVTNPAQGYPAADLITAVPTSMTQPSFDVTALFNGLQPVLATLNPEEINIFTANAASFLTGDGSGLAPLLASMRSLTEFVSNRQEVVSQLMRNLSDVADSIAGKSAQFVHLIDLFNQPVDAALTILDEFRKSLLYGHGFFDPVVRLLNSAGLKPGNNIDEALDRAFSNLDNFFDAFKLVPVMNENIRPPGENDGAVEPCTRGRLQLPETMDVLLNGQRVVLCNR; encoded by the coding sequence ATGAGTCTGCGGGCCTCATCGTGGCGCATCTTTCTGGCCATCGCAGTCGCGGTCGGGCTGTTTGTCCTGCTCTCCAATACCCTCACCAACCCGGTGGCGATGGAGACGCGGACGTACGCCGCCGAATTCACCGATGTATCCGGATTACATCCCGACGGCGACGTACGTGTCCGTGGCGTTCGTGTCGGAAAGGTCGAGGCCGTCGACCTCGTGCACCGCGACGGACAGAACGTCGCAAACGTCACGTTCACCCTCGATAAGCAGTACGGCATCGTTGCCATGTCGCGTCTTGCGATCAAGTTCCAGGCCCTTACCGGCGTGCGCTACATCGACGTCACCAACCCTGCGCAGGGTTACCCGGCAGCCGATCTCATCACGGCCGTGCCGACCTCGATGACCCAACCCTCGTTTGACGTGACCGCGCTGTTCAACGGGTTACAACCCGTGCTGGCAACGCTGAACCCGGAAGAGATCAACATCTTCACCGCGAACGCGGCGTCGTTCTTGACCGGCGACGGCAGCGGCTTGGCCCCGCTGCTGGCCAGCATGCGCAGCCTGACCGAGTTCGTCTCGAACCGCCAAGAGGTCGTGTCACAATTGATGCGCAATCTGTCCGATGTGGCCGACTCCATCGCCGGCAAATCCGCGCAGTTCGTCCACCTCATCGATCTGTTCAATCAGCCAGTAGACGCGGCGCTGACGATCCTGGATGAGTTCCGCAAGTCTCTGTTGTACGGGCACGGCTTCTTTGATCCGGTCGTCCGACTGCTCAACAGTGCGGGGCTCAAGCCGGGGAACAATATCGACGAGGCGTTGGATCGCGCATTCAGCAACCTCGACAATTTCTTCGACGCCTTCAAGCTGGTCCCGGTGATGAACGAGAACATCAGACCGCCCGGTGAGAACGACGGAGCGGTTGAGCCGTGTACGCGGGGTCGCCTTCAACTACCGGAGACGATGGACGTGCTGTTGAACGGGCAAAGGGTGGTGTTATGCAATCGCTGA
- a CDS encoding MlaD family protein, which translates to MLRGSTKYQDRVLSSIGLVVLLCIALVALLFTANPFGGRSGDRLSVVINTPYVGQGVEAGTPVVLHGVEVGRVANVATTADGGVRLVTDLQKTPVHGLTDAMSVDFRTINYFGVSGINLDPKPGGQVLRDGSEVSVQPTGNFTLSELLAQLGDVSTASLTPQLIQVMDRVTRYTDGLNPLFETAISVTQAVADVQTVPTEHLLANTTSIVAAFPEFNDVAIESTRRLIDYSYYPGQTFPPAATIARPITPPFLEGVTVPNLADVSEEFFQNVTTEFSRTASQGLFAAVGKLLGSHVDDLVPMISGIKALTDTTPPLLRPGDIAQKLAELRTRFETLYAGNGDQRAMSVRVVLDSLPGVAAPLGIVMGGAE; encoded by the coding sequence ATGCTTAGAGGCTCAACGAAGTATCAGGACCGGGTGTTGTCGAGCATCGGTCTGGTCGTGCTGCTCTGCATTGCCCTGGTTGCGCTCCTGTTCACCGCGAACCCGTTCGGCGGCCGGTCCGGCGATCGGCTTTCGGTCGTGATCAACACGCCCTATGTCGGGCAGGGCGTGGAGGCGGGCACCCCGGTCGTGCTGCACGGCGTCGAGGTAGGCCGGGTCGCCAACGTCGCCACTACGGCAGACGGGGGCGTCCGGTTGGTCACGGACTTGCAGAAGACGCCGGTGCACGGCCTGACCGACGCGATGAGCGTTGACTTCCGGACCATCAACTACTTCGGCGTCTCAGGGATAAACCTGGATCCCAAACCCGGCGGGCAGGTACTTCGCGACGGCAGTGAGGTCAGCGTGCAGCCGACGGGCAATTTCACCCTGTCGGAGCTGCTTGCGCAGCTTGGCGACGTGTCGACGGCTTCCTTGACACCGCAGCTGATCCAGGTCATGGACCGTGTCACCCGGTACACCGACGGGCTCAATCCGTTGTTCGAAACCGCGATCAGCGTGACGCAGGCGGTCGCCGACGTGCAGACCGTGCCAACCGAGCATCTGCTGGCCAATACGACATCGATCGTCGCGGCGTTCCCGGAATTCAACGACGTCGCGATCGAGTCCACCAGAAGGCTCATCGATTACAGCTACTACCCGGGTCAGACTTTCCCGCCGGCGGCCACGATCGCGCGGCCGATCACCCCGCCCTTCCTGGAGGGGGTGACGGTGCCGAACCTTGCCGATGTCAGCGAGGAGTTCTTTCAGAACGTCACCACAGAATTCAGTCGAACCGCCTCACAGGGTCTCTTCGCGGCCGTGGGCAAACTGCTCGGCAGTCATGTGGATGACCTGGTCCCGATGATCTCCGGGATCAAAGCGCTTACGGACACGACGCCACCGCTGCTGCGTCCAGGCGACATCGCCCAGAAGCTCGCGGAGTTACGGACCCGATTCGAGACGCTATACGCGGGCAACGGTGATCAGCGGGCGATGTCGGTCCGCGTCGTGCTGGACAGCCTGCCCGGTGTGGCGGCACCTCTGGGAATCGTAATGGGAGGTGCGGAATGA
- a CDS encoding ABC transporter permease has translation MTKPLRVVGQWALFIGQTFFYLPLTVRRYTRQTLAATINLGWGRGSLIVDGGTISVLLILGMAVGASLAIEALATLNIIGFGPLAGLIGGVGAVRVIGPLVAGIAFAAQAGTRMTAEIGAMRISDEIDAVEVMGLRPIPFVVGTRMIGGLLCVIPGYLLTLVATFFVMDTVVTLSGEPGGTYDHYFIQFLTPIDLLYSLIKATTYCVAATLIHCYYGYFASGGPVGVGEASGRAVRASLVTIMILDVTTTVLLWGLQPEFVFKG, from the coding sequence ATGACGAAGCCCTTGCGCGTAGTCGGTCAGTGGGCCCTGTTCATCGGGCAGACGTTCTTCTACCTGCCGTTGACGGTGCGCCGATACACCCGACAAACCTTGGCTGCGACGATCAACCTCGGGTGGGGCAGGGGCTCGCTTATCGTCGACGGCGGCACGATCAGCGTGCTGCTCATCCTCGGCATGGCGGTTGGCGCCTCGTTGGCGATCGAGGCGCTCGCCACCCTCAACATCATCGGGTTCGGACCGTTGGCGGGGCTGATCGGCGGGGTCGGGGCCGTGCGGGTGATCGGACCACTGGTCGCCGGCATCGCGTTCGCCGCGCAGGCGGGGACCCGAATGACCGCCGAGATCGGTGCCATGCGGATCTCCGACGAGATCGACGCGGTCGAGGTCATGGGTCTTCGGCCGATACCGTTTGTGGTCGGCACGCGCATGATCGGCGGCTTGCTTTGCGTCATACCGGGTTACCTGCTCACACTGGTGGCGACCTTTTTCGTGATGGACACGGTGGTCACGCTCAGCGGTGAACCGGGCGGAACCTACGACCACTACTTCATCCAGTTCCTGACGCCGATAGATCTTCTCTACTCGCTGATCAAAGCGACCACGTACTGCGTTGCGGCCACGCTGATCCACTGCTACTACGGCTATTTCGCGTCGGGCGGGCCGGTGGGCGTCGGCGAGGCGTCGGGACGGGCAGTGCGCGCAAGCCTGGTGACGATCATGATCCTGGATGTCACGACCACAGTGCTGCTGTGGGGTCTGCAACCCGAGTTCGTATTCAAAGGATAA
- a CDS encoding ABC transporter permease — protein MTSAVATAGQAASKAAAVPTRAAGTTGRGVRLAVDVLYYAVVDAITLRLPVREFLWQAWVLLKVTAIPALLMAIPFGAMVTIVTSGLVAQVGATALLGAASGVGVVRQGAPITAGLLMGGAAASAIASDFGARAMREELDAMRVLGIDPVRRLVVPRFLALILIAPILCLIIIASGAGAAFLLSVTVNDVATGSFWNSFGTFAKMTDVWFAIAKSMIFAAIVAIISSLRGMEAKGGPRGVADAVNAAVVINVVLIVFANLAITQIQTMFFPTAIA, from the coding sequence TTGACTTCGGCCGTGGCCACCGCGGGTCAGGCGGCGTCGAAGGCGGCCGCTGTTCCGACGCGCGCGGCGGGCACCACTGGTCGCGGCGTACGTCTGGCCGTCGACGTGCTGTATTACGCGGTCGTCGACGCGATCACACTTCGGCTGCCGGTGCGGGAATTCCTGTGGCAGGCCTGGGTCCTGCTGAAGGTGACCGCGATCCCCGCGCTGCTGATGGCCATCCCATTCGGCGCCATGGTCACAATCGTGACATCCGGCCTGGTTGCCCAGGTCGGCGCCACCGCCTTGCTCGGCGCGGCCAGCGGCGTTGGCGTCGTGCGACAGGGTGCGCCCATCACCGCGGGGCTACTGATGGGGGGCGCCGCGGCGTCTGCCATCGCATCCGACTTCGGTGCTCGCGCCATGCGTGAGGAACTCGATGCCATGCGGGTTCTCGGCATCGACCCGGTACGTCGCCTGGTGGTGCCGCGGTTCCTGGCGCTCATCCTGATCGCTCCCATTCTGTGCCTGATCATCATCGCGTCGGGGGCCGGCGCCGCCTTCCTGCTCTCGGTCACGGTCAACGACGTGGCCACCGGCAGTTTCTGGAACTCTTTCGGGACATTCGCCAAGATGACCGATGTATGGTTCGCCATCGCAAAGAGCATGATCTTCGCCGCCATCGTGGCGATCATCTCGTCGTTGCGAGGGATGGAAGCCAAGGGCGGTCCGCGAGGTGTCGCCGATGCCGTTAACGCGGCGGTCGTGATCAACGTCGTGCTCATCGTTTTCGCGAATCTGGCGATCACCCAGATACAGACCATGTTCTTTCCGACGGCGATCGCGTAA
- a CDS encoding DUF732 domain-containing protein has translation MHKVAIAIGAALIGVSLVLSPPVQADNSGFVSQLKGLGFQQASDNLISTARSACYFLSLNRHPGQVTDRISRYLAVDADLARTFFTLSVNEYCPQYRDRLGS, from the coding sequence ATGCATAAAGTTGCGATCGCGATCGGAGCCGCACTCATCGGGGTATCGCTTGTACTGTCGCCGCCAGTACAGGCCGACAACTCCGGCTTCGTGAGCCAACTCAAGGGTCTCGGATTCCAGCAAGCGTCTGACAACTTGATCAGCACCGCACGGTCGGCGTGCTATTTTCTCAGCCTCAACAGACACCCCGGTCAGGTCACAGATCGCATATCTCGATACCTAGCCGTCGACGCCGACTTAGCCAGAACCTTCTTCACGCTGTCGGTCAACGAGTACTGTCCGCAGTACCGCGATCGGCTCGGTAGCTGA
- a CDS encoding LLM class flavin-dependent oxidoreductase, whose translation MAKLRFGYFIAPFHRAGTNPTLALQRDLEFVEHLDALGYDEAWIGEHHSAGSEIISSPEVFIAAAAQRARRIRFGTGVISLAYHNPLWVADRLMLLDHLTRGRIIGGMGPGSLPTDAAMIGLTPTDTRELLETNLDIVVRLLAGETVTAKTATHELHDARLQLAPYAEDGIPLAVAAVASPTGARLAGKHGIGLLSIGATLVVEGFDALAHHWGIAEERAAAFGATVDRSNWSLVCPMHIAETEEQARADVRFGIEHWYRYFQKVAAFPQMEVPGENIDEVVDVINGAGAGVIGTPDQARAQVQRLVDQSGGFGCMLQMGHEWANPAATKRSAELFAAEVIPHFQGQAQPTLEAAARATDVRENLAATQLSAIEHMTKKYEAEKGG comes from the coding sequence ATGGCCAAGCTCCGGTTCGGATACTTCATCGCACCCTTTCACCGCGCGGGTACCAACCCGACCCTGGCGTTGCAGCGCGACCTCGAGTTCGTCGAACACCTCGACGCCCTCGGCTACGACGAGGCGTGGATCGGTGAACACCATTCGGCGGGAAGCGAGATCATCAGCTCGCCGGAGGTGTTCATCGCGGCGGCCGCCCAGCGGGCCAGGCGGATCCGGTTCGGCACCGGGGTGATCTCGCTGGCCTATCACAATCCGTTGTGGGTCGCCGATCGGCTGATGCTGCTCGATCACCTCACCCGCGGCCGCATCATCGGCGGGATGGGCCCGGGTTCGCTGCCCACCGACGCGGCGATGATCGGGCTCACGCCCACCGACACCCGCGAACTGCTGGAGACCAACCTCGACATCGTGGTGCGGCTGCTGGCCGGTGAGACCGTCACCGCCAAGACCGCGACCCACGAACTGCATGACGCCCGACTGCAGCTGGCCCCCTACGCCGAGGACGGCATCCCGTTGGCGGTCGCCGCGGTGGCCTCACCGACGGGTGCGCGGCTGGCCGGCAAGCACGGCATCGGTCTGCTGTCGATCGGCGCCACCCTGGTCGTGGAGGGGTTCGATGCGCTCGCCCACCACTGGGGGATCGCCGAGGAACGCGCGGCCGCGTTCGGCGCAACGGTCGACCGCAGCAACTGGTCGCTGGTGTGCCCCATGCACATCGCCGAAACCGAGGAACAGGCCCGCGCCGACGTGCGCTTCGGCATCGAACACTGGTACCGCTACTTCCAGAAGGTCGCGGCGTTCCCGCAGATGGAGGTGCCCGGCGAAAACATCGACGAGGTCGTCGACGTCATCAACGGCGCCGGCGCTGGCGTGATCGGCACCCCGGACCAGGCCCGCGCGCAGGTGCAGCGGCTGGTGGACCAGTCCGGCGGGTTCGGGTGCATGCTGCAAATGGGCCATGAATGGGCCAACCCCGCAGCCACCAAACGATCCGCGGAACTCTTTGCGGCCGAGGTCATTCCGCACTTCCAGGGCCAGGCGCAGCCGACGTTGGAGGCAGCCGCCCGCGCCACCGACGTGCGGGAGAACCTGGCGGCGACGCAGCTGAGCGCCATCGAGCACATGACCAAGAAGTACGAGGCCGAAAAGGGCGGCTAG